The Spiroplasma clarkii genome has a window encoding:
- a CDS encoding glycoside hydrolase family 31 protein: MAKINNSSLSVKPTDLKPDEIFKVEFIEMKLLNSKTCQLIFSNNVEVLVRNFETEIIQLQVVYNQEIIIDKQQHQLEAKLLQLEKNKISNTNFSLTITDKNYICIENQNHQVIIKAIFFKDNFLNMSIQTNKNEKFYGFGEKTGLNLDKKFTNTSNYATDLYKAHCDQDLEMYGALNFNIINKGPQKNLGVLVDNPSRTKYDMRSNDEFIVSVFKNDLDIYFILDTSIKNVIYKYYQLTGFPFLPSKWSLGHHLSKHSYENTNVVKELIEKSIESKIKLDAIYLDILYMQEYKSFTVDKARYENLAELVKYCQSHEVEIVPIVNPGVKADEKFSLFNLGKKMNAFIKQPDGKTIYQGEVWPGQCAFPDFFNKNGWEFWKKCFEFYLSKNIHGVWLDMNEPAVFNDLHVVENEATHIINNKQVSHEEIHNNYGTYEAKATYEIMSETNLRPHLVSRAFSAGIQKYSTVWTGDNFSYWFQLQQSLPMVMNLSLSGVPFTGQDLGGFEYDCSAELLTRWYQANILFGLFRNHCSINKRAQEPWTFDEETTKAIAKAVEFRNQYLPTLYNQAYLVHKFGASFVTPLFYNFETDLKSYNIDDQYMVANLMVAPILKKNTYDRLVYLPDNETGWVDLNELKYFAPNQNIIKHIAYDELGIFVLNNSMLFKMDASQKKSGLFKQIEVEIYNFNNHATPIVGSYYDDDGLTIKVEKNFEHFKFCYSNQEVIVESLNKNLSYKEIKEKFKFILINEQGKKQIEIKEEGYGN; the protein is encoded by the coding sequence ATGGCAAAAATAAATAATTCAAGTCTATCGGTTAAACCAACCGACTTGAAACCAGATGAAATTTTTAAAGTTGAATTTATTGAAATGAAACTGCTAAATTCAAAAACCTGTCAACTAATTTTTTCAAATAATGTTGAAGTACTGGTTAGAAATTTTGAAACTGAAATAATTCAATTACAAGTTGTCTATAATCAAGAAATTATTATTGATAAACAACAACATCAACTAGAAGCAAAGTTATTGCAGCTTGAAAAGAATAAAATTTCAAATACTAACTTTAGTTTGACAATTACTGATAAAAATTATATTTGTATTGAAAATCAAAACCATCAAGTAATTATTAAAGCAATCTTTTTTAAAGATAATTTTTTGAACATGTCAATTCAAACAAATAAAAATGAAAAGTTTTATGGGTTTGGTGAAAAAACTGGTCTTAATTTAGATAAAAAATTCACAAATACATCAAACTATGCAACTGATTTATACAAAGCACATTGTGATCAAGATTTAGAAATGTATGGGGCACTTAATTTCAATATCATTAACAAAGGTCCCCAAAAAAATCTTGGAGTTTTGGTGGATAATCCCTCAAGAACAAAATATGATATGAGAAGTAATGATGAATTTATTGTCAGTGTTTTTAAAAATGACTTAGATATATATTTCATTTTAGATACTTCAATTAAAAATGTGATTTATAAATATTATCAGCTAACTGGCTTTCCATTTTTACCATCAAAGTGATCACTGGGACACCATTTATCAAAACATAGTTATGAAAACACAAATGTAGTTAAAGAACTAATTGAAAAATCAATTGAAAGTAAAATTAAACTTGATGCAATTTACTTGGATATTTTATACATGCAAGAATATAAGTCATTTACAGTTGATAAAGCTCGCTATGAAAATTTAGCAGAGCTAGTAAAATATTGTCAAAGTCATGAAGTTGAAATTGTCCCAATTGTAAATCCTGGGGTCAAAGCCGATGAAAAATTTTCATTATTTAACCTTGGTAAAAAAATGAATGCCTTTATAAAACAACCTGATGGCAAAACAATTTACCAAGGAGAAGTTTGACCTGGACAATGTGCTTTCCCAGATTTCTTTAATAAAAATGGTTGAGAATTTTGAAAAAAATGTTTTGAATTTTATTTAAGTAAAAATATTCATGGAGTTTGATTAGACATGAATGAACCTGCAGTTTTCAACGACTTACATGTTGTTGAAAATGAAGCAACTCATATCATAAACAACAAACAAGTATCCCATGAAGAAATTCATAATAACTATGGAACTTATGAAGCAAAAGCTACTTATGAAATTATGAGTGAAACAAATTTAAGACCTCATTTAGTTTCAAGAGCTTTTTCAGCGGGAATTCAAAAATATTCAACAGTTTGAACTGGTGACAACTTTTCTTATTGATTCCAACTACAGCAATCTTTACCAATGGTCATGAACCTAAGTTTATCTGGAGTTCCATTTACTGGACAAGATCTTGGTGGGTTTGAATATGATTGCAGTGCTGAATTGTTAACTCGTTGGTATCAAGCAAATATTTTATTTGGTTTGTTTAGAAATCATTGTTCAATAAACAAAAGAGCACAAGAACCATGAACTTTTGATGAAGAAACTACTAAGGCAATTGCCAAAGCAGTAGAGTTTAGAAATCAATATTTACCAACACTTTATAATCAAGCCTATCTTGTACACAAGTTTGGTGCAAGTTTTGTCACACCATTGTTTTATAATTTTGAAACTGATTTAAAATCATATAACATTGATGACCAATATATGGTTGCTAACTTAATGGTTGCACCAATTTTAAAGAAAAATACTTATGACCGTTTGGTTTATTTACCAGATAATGAAACTGGTTGAGTGGATCTAAATGAGTTAAAATATTTTGCACCAAACCAAAATATTATTAAACATATTGCTTATGATGAGCTTGGAATTTTTGTTTTAAACAACTCAATGCTATTTAAAATGGATGCAAGCCAAAAGAAATCCGGACTCTTCAAACAAATTGAAGTTGAAATTTACAATTTCAACAACCATGCAACTCCAATTGTTGGTAGTTACTATGATGATGACGGTCTCACAATTAAAGTTGAAAAAAACTTTGAGCATTTTAAATTCTGTTACAGTAATCAAGAAGTAATTGTTGAAAGTTTAAACAAAAATTTATCATATAAAGAAATAAAAGAAAAATTTAAATTCATTTTAATAAATGAACAAGGAAAAAAACAAATAGAAATTAAGGAGGAAGGTTATGGCAATTAA
- a CDS encoding glycoside hydrolase family 13 protein: MIMIERTAILHVPKSNFAYAQDQDNLHIILKAKHNDLKKVTLFYSDPFDFNDGLNFKTVIMEKSGETSLFDYYKITIAPKDKRATYFFEIEGTSGDKVFYTEKGFFEIDKKTTLLKGGYGFTFPWMNPIDIQNTPSWIKDTVWYQIFPERFANGDPSLNRKDVLPWGQVDPTPNNFFGGDLQGIIDHLDHLQDLGVNGLYLCPIFKAYTNHKYDTIDYFEIDPDFGDKAKFKELVDKCHKLGIKVMLDAVFNHIGYRSPIWQDVVKNQQNSKYKDWFFIKKFPVETMDAGGVENSVKELSYYTFAYTGYMPKFNTANPAAKEYLLSVASYWVEEFNIDAWRLDVANEVDHEFWRAFRKTVNQKQPTYILGEIWTEANAWLKGDQFDGVMNYFLTSAINDFIAKQTISAAEFQNRVVDAMHTYPDNVQVGMFNCLDSHDTARLLTTCGENIDKFLLAYSFLFTCTGAPSIYYGDEIGMNGENDPWCRKCMEWVQGKWNQKIFKYFKNLIQVRQQHPVLGSYGTFAFVSIDVKTNVVVYKKYDENNEYIIYMNNSEKVNSVKGSFKNQIDLISNVKEDGTEISLEPFGIKIFKTK; encoded by the coding sequence ATAATTATGATAGAAAGAACAGCAATTTTGCATGTGCCAAAAAGTAATTTTGCATATGCTCAAGACCAAGATAATTTACACATAATTTTAAAAGCAAAACATAATGATTTAAAAAAAGTTACTTTGTTTTATTCTGATCCATTTGATTTTAATGATGGATTAAACTTCAAAACGGTTATTATGGAAAAATCTGGAGAAACTTCATTATTTGATTATTATAAAATCACCATTGCTCCAAAAGACAAAAGAGCCACTTACTTTTTTGAAATTGAGGGTACAAGTGGAGATAAAGTTTTTTATACTGAAAAAGGATTTTTTGAAATTGACAAAAAGACCACTTTACTTAAAGGGGGTTATGGGTTTACTTTTCCTTGAATGAACCCAATTGATATTCAAAATACTCCAAGTTGAATTAAAGACACAGTTTGGTACCAAATCTTTCCAGAAAGATTTGCCAATGGTGATCCTAGTTTAAATCGCAAAGATGTTTTACCTTGAGGACAAGTAGATCCAACTCCAAATAATTTCTTTGGTGGGGACTTGCAGGGAATTATAGATCACTTAGACCACCTTCAAGATTTAGGTGTAAATGGATTATATTTATGCCCAATTTTTAAAGCCTACACAAATCACAAGTATGATACAATTGATTATTTTGAAATTGATCCAGACTTTGGTGATAAAGCAAAATTTAAAGAATTAGTGGATAAATGTCATAAACTAGGTATTAAAGTGATGCTGGATGCAGTTTTTAACCACATTGGTTATCGTAGTCCAATTTGACAAGATGTAGTAAAAAATCAACAAAACTCAAAATACAAAGATTGATTTTTCATTAAAAAATTTCCTGTTGAAACTATGGATGCTGGTGGAGTTGAAAATAGCGTTAAAGAATTAAGTTATTACACTTTTGCTTATACAGGTTACATGCCAAAGTTTAACACAGCCAACCCAGCAGCAAAAGAATACTTATTGTCAGTAGCTAGCTATTGAGTTGAAGAATTTAATATTGATGCTTGAAGATTAGATGTTGCTAATGAAGTAGATCATGAATTTTGAAGAGCATTTCGCAAAACAGTCAATCAAAAACAACCAACATACATTCTTGGAGAAATTTGAACTGAAGCAAATGCTTGATTAAAAGGTGATCAATTTGATGGAGTTATGAACTATTTCTTAACAAGTGCCATTAATGATTTCATAGCAAAACAAACAATTTCGGCAGCAGAGTTTCAAAATAGAGTTGTTGATGCAATGCACACCTACCCAGATAATGTTCAAGTAGGAATGTTTAACTGCTTAGACAGTCATGATACTGCTAGACTTTTGACAACTTGTGGAGAGAACATTGATAAATTTTTACTAGCTTATTCATTTTTATTCACTTGCACAGGAGCTCCAAGTATTTATTATGGGGATGAAATTGGAATGAATGGTGAAAATGATCCTTGGTGCCGTAAGTGTATGGAGTGAGTTCAAGGCAAATGAAATCAAAAAATCTTTAAGTACTTTAAAAACTTAATTCAAGTTCGTCAACAACATCCAGTTTTAGGAAGCTATGGAACTTTTGCTTTTGTTTCAATTGATGTCAAAACCAATGTTGTAGTTTACAAAAAATATGATGAAAACAATGAATATATAATTTATATGAATAACTCAGAAAAAGTTAACTCTGTAAAAGGTTCATTTAAAAATCAAATTGATTTAATTTCTAACGTGAAAGAAGATGGAACTGAAATTAGTTTAGAACCATTTGGAATAAAAATATTTAAAACTAAGTAA
- a CDS encoding alpha-glucosidase — protein MDKWWKKTVVYELYPQSFKDSNNDGVGDLKGIIEKLDYLQDLGVGAIWMTPIYTSPLVDNGYDIADYQNINEIYGSLADLKNLIKAAEAKQIKIIMDLVLNHTSDQHNWFLQAKTSKANPYRDYYIWRDQPDEKKSIFGGSAWTYDSTTKQYYFHQFAKEQPDLNWENPKLRSEISAMIKWWVDFGVKGFRLDVIDLIGKEVDKKIYSNGPNLHQFIKDLRAESWNSAEFLTVGECWGASIDDGIKYSNEKNDEFSMIFQFEQITELQSELGKYLYKEIDFIALKKVYKKWQQGLHGLGWNSLYLGNHDLPRMISKYGNDQEFRVASSKTLFTTLFLMEGTPFIYQGDEIGMTNTNWENITDYQDVEIKNTYQDLVLDEKKLTHEEFMQGLKANGRDHARTPMQWDGSENAGFSNAKPWIKVNENYQTINVENDLKNPSGIYNYLKTLINFRNKSEYADLIANSLYVPTLIDDSYLFAYARTNGQKTIKILANWSEKELDLSVLNLQGLEVLLNTHDSFADLKLKAWQTVVLLETRI, from the coding sequence ATGGATAAATGATGAAAAAAGACTGTGGTTTATGAATTGTATCCACAATCATTTAAAGATTCAAACAATGATGGTGTTGGTGATCTAAAAGGAATCATTGAAAAACTTGATTACTTACAAGACCTTGGAGTTGGAGCAATTTGGATGACACCAATTTACACTTCACCACTAGTTGACAATGGTTATGATATTGCTGATTATCAAAACATTAATGAAATTTATGGATCACTTGCTGATTTAAAAAATTTAATTAAAGCAGCTGAAGCAAAACAAATTAAAATCATTATGGATTTAGTTTTGAATCATACCAGTGATCAACACAACTGGTTTTTGCAAGCAAAAACCAGCAAGGCTAATCCTTATCGAGATTATTATATTTGAAGAGATCAACCTGATGAAAAAAAATCAATCTTTGGTGGGAGTGCTTGAACATATGATTCAACAACCAAACAATATTATTTTCACCAATTTGCAAAAGAGCAACCAGATTTAAATTGGGAAAACCCAAAGTTGCGTTCAGAAATAAGTGCAATGATAAAATGATGGGTTGATTTTGGTGTCAAAGGGTTTAGACTAGATGTTATTGACTTAATTGGTAAAGAAGTCGATAAAAAAATCTACTCAAATGGTCCAAACTTACATCAATTTATTAAGGATTTACGAGCAGAAAGTTGAAATTCTGCAGAGTTTTTAACTGTAGGAGAGTGCTGAGGAGCCTCAATTGATGATGGTATCAAGTACTCTAATGAAAAAAATGATGAATTTTCAATGATTTTTCAGTTTGAACAAATCACTGAATTACAATCTGAATTAGGAAAATACTTATACAAAGAAATTGATTTTATTGCTTTGAAAAAAGTTTATAAAAAATGACAACAAGGTTTACATGGCCTTGGGTGAAACTCATTATATTTAGGAAATCATGACTTACCAAGAATGATTTCAAAATATGGAAATGATCAAGAATTTCGAGTAGCTTCAAGCAAAACTTTATTCACAACCTTGTTTTTAATGGAAGGGACACCCTTCATTTATCAAGGTGATGAAATTGGAATGACAAATACTAATTGAGAAAATATAACAGATTATCAAGATGTTGAAATTAAAAACACCTACCAAGATTTGGTACTTGATGAAAAGAAATTGACTCATGAAGAATTTATGCAAGGGTTAAAAGCAAATGGTCGAGACCATGCTCGAACACCAATGCAGTGAGATGGTAGTGAAAATGCTGGTTTTTCAAATGCCAAACCCTGGATTAAAGTTAATGAAAATTACCAAACAATTAATGTTGAAAATGATTTAAAAAACCCCTCAGGAATTTATAATTATTTAAAAACTTTAATAAACTTTAGAAACAAAAGCGAGTATGCAGATCTAATTGCCAATAGTCTGTATGTGCCAACTTTAATTGATGACTCTTATTTGTTTGCCTATGCACGCACAAATGGTCAAAAAACTATTAAAATTTTAGCAAATTGAAGTGAAAAAGAGTTAGACTTGAGTGTTTTAAATTTACAAGGCTTAGAAGTATTATTAAATACTCATGATAGTTTTGCTGATTTAAAATTAAAAGCATGACAAACAGTGGTTCTGTTAGAAACTAGAATCTAA
- a CDS encoding ABC transporter ATP-binding protein encodes MDNIHDANLYELEKKLKNSNEFKKGKEIEESLKNRMKPELGFFKLINLFSKKYPFLFSILITLIVINSIFTARISYLTNIIIQQAIYDVDGQAGTNYGLEWFWWMVITCGVLLVMCFGTYFRDYIGNMISVKIEVDLRNILISKLLEQDISYYSDKKIGEIMTKLISDTNVIGNEINGLLANVISAPMVLVFGTVTLMLINSIIAGISVGLVYLMAIFLVLIVKNYRKRFGVIRTIITDINGDVTDKIGSIKLVKSSGTRLYEEERIKKIHLPYIKNFKPVAKTGGWLITVLIISDVVIALATIASTIFIFGDKDPIYFTALITPFVAGLTALTRPLWQISGIIPGISRASTSTQRIYEVVRSESLLSENIKDGIKFNQEINNISFQGVSFAYPEKIEKLILPPTSLVFEKGKSYAFVGETGSGKSTISKLLLRFYDPTIGTIKINDLDLKTLNLHSYLRHVGYVEQEPQILYGDVYENVRYGIFEATNDDVVAACKKAGLHDLIESWPQKYTTILGEKGTLISGGQKQRIVIARIILKNPDLLILDEATSALDNIVEKVIQKELEKIMVNKTTIVIAHRLSTIKNVDKIFVLGPNAQGIVQTGTFLELTKVEGHFQKLYKAGEIEK; translated from the coding sequence ATGGATAATATACATGATGCAAATCTTTATGAACTTGAAAAAAAGTTAAAAAATTCAAATGAATTTAAAAAAGGCAAAGAAATTGAAGAATCCTTAAAAAATAGAATGAAACCAGAACTTGGATTCTTTAAGTTAATTAATTTATTTTCAAAAAAATACCCATTTTTATTCAGCATATTAATTACTTTGATTGTGATTAATTCAATTTTTACTGCAAGAATATCATATCTAACCAATATCATTATTCAACAAGCAATTTATGATGTTGATGGTCAAGCCGGAACAAATTATGGTTTAGAATGATTTTGGTGAATGGTAATAACTTGTGGGGTTTTGTTGGTAATGTGTTTTGGAACATACTTTAGAGATTATATCGGAAATATGATTTCTGTTAAAATTGAAGTTGATTTAAGAAATATTTTAATTAGCAAGCTTTTAGAACAAGATATTTCTTATTACTCAGACAAAAAAATTGGGGAAATTATGACAAAACTAATTTCTGACACCAATGTGATTGGTAATGAAATTAATGGACTACTAGCCAATGTTATTTCCGCTCCAATGGTTTTGGTTTTTGGAACAGTAACTTTGATGTTAATAAATTCAATTATTGCTGGAATTTCAGTTGGATTAGTTTATCTAATGGCTATTTTCTTGGTTTTAATTGTAAAAAACTATCGAAAAAGATTTGGAGTTATTAGAACAATCATCACTGACATCAATGGAGATGTAACTGATAAAATTGGATCAATTAAATTGGTCAAGTCATCAGGAACCCGATTATATGAAGAAGAAAGAATTAAAAAAATTCACCTACCTTATATTAAAAACTTTAAACCAGTAGCAAAAACTGGGGGATGACTAATTACAGTTTTGATAATATCAGATGTTGTTATTGCCCTTGCCACAATTGCTAGTACAATTTTCATTTTTGGTGATAAAGATCCAATTTATTTTACAGCCTTAATCACACCATTTGTGGCTGGACTAACAGCTCTAACCAGACCTTTGTGACAAATTTCAGGAATTATTCCTGGGATTTCAAGAGCCAGTACTTCAACACAAAGAATTTATGAAGTAGTTCGCTCTGAATCACTTTTAAGTGAAAACATTAAGGATGGGATTAAGTTTAATCAAGAAATAAACAATATTAGTTTTCAAGGAGTGTCCTTTGCTTATCCAGAAAAAATTGAAAAATTAATTTTACCTCCAACTTCATTAGTTTTTGAAAAAGGTAAAAGTTATGCTTTTGTTGGTGAAACTGGCAGTGGAAAATCAACAATTTCTAAATTGTTATTAAGATTTTATGACCCAACAATCGGCACTATAAAAATTAATGACTTAGATTTGAAGACATTAAATTTACATTCTTATTTAAGACATGTGGGTTACGTTGAACAAGAACCCCAAATTTTATATGGAGATGTTTATGAAAATGTCCGTTATGGTATTTTTGAGGCCACAAATGACGATGTTGTGGCAGCTTGTAAAAAAGCTGGATTGCATGACTTGATTGAATCTTGACCACAAAAATACACAACCATTCTTGGTGAAAAAGGAACCTTGATTTCTGGAGGACAAAAACAGAGAATTGTGATTGCTCGAATAATTTTAAAAAACCCAGATCTACTAATTCTTGATGAAGCTACTAGTGCTTTGGACAATATTGTTGAAAAAGTAATTCAAAAAGAACTTGAAAAAATTATGGTTAACAAGACAACTATTGTGATTGCTCATCGTTTAAGCACAATTAAAAATGTTGATAAAATTTTTGTTTTAGGACCTAATGCTCAAGGAATTGTACAAACTGGAACCTTTTTAGAATTAACAAAAGTAGAAGGTCACTTTCAAAAACTTTATAAGGCTGGAGAAATAGAAAAATAG
- a CDS encoding family 65 glycosyl hydrolase domain-containing protein → MAIKTDVNIKRLFDIDEWTLTENKLPDNSYDIRLSESITSLGNEYMGMRGNFEEKFGGDSHQGSYIGGIWYPDKTVVGWWKNGYPNYFGKAINAINHIGLNIFINEVELDLNEQTPKTYQRTLDMYNGTLMRKFTTTVGGVSIDVEAKRFVSLAVKELCAIEYTITPSQNTTIEVDSFLYGDVINRDANYKERFWTHVSSKATNNQQQIHSKLKANNFGIENFEICASSFLKTNLKPQTSSTEEQDLFASTVQSFKVKANEKLVINKYIVVSNSLNAAPKDLQKVSQKLLDQVKEKEFSVLETEHSKMWHERWKKSDVKIFGSPIDQQAIRFNLFQLFCTYYGNDERLNIGPKGFTGEKYGGATYWDTEAYCVPLYLKSSPPEITKALLKYRFNHLKNAQLNAQKLGLAGALYPMVTFNGEECHNEWEITFEEIHRNAAMVYAIWNYVNYTGDEDYIKEYGIKVMVEVAKFWASRVHWNPTKKVYMLHGVTGPNEYENNVNNNWLTNLMAQWCLTFTLTSLTKYQLDFTKYNLSKSDLDKFKDICEKMYLPVDEKLGIFVQHDGFLDKELISKDQLSKTERPLNKNWSWDKILRSVYIKQADVLQGIYYLWDRFTNTEIKNNFDFYEQFTVHESSLSPCIHSIIAARIDKLDKAYEFYARTARLDLDNYNNDTDDGLHITSMTGSYLAIVEGFAGMMVRENKLHFTPKLPKQWEGYEFRINFRNRILNVTISNKMATIKLVEGGELTLSINDQDYLVKDVLTVNL, encoded by the coding sequence ATGGCAATTAAAACTGATGTAAATATCAAACGTTTATTTGATATTGATGAATGAACACTAACTGAAAACAAACTTCCAGATAATTCTTATGACATTAGACTAAGCGAATCAATTACTTCATTAGGAAATGAATACATGGGGATGCGTGGAAACTTTGAAGAAAAATTTGGTGGTGACTCACATCAAGGATCATACATTGGTGGAATCTGATATCCAGACAAAACTGTTGTTGGTTGATGAAAAAATGGTTATCCAAATTATTTTGGAAAGGCAATTAATGCTATCAACCACATTGGTTTAAATATTTTCATCAATGAAGTTGAACTAGATTTAAATGAACAAACTCCAAAAACATATCAAAGAACTTTGGACATGTACAATGGAACTTTAATGCGAAAATTTACAACAACAGTTGGTGGAGTTTCAATTGATGTTGAAGCAAAGAGGTTTGTCTCATTGGCTGTAAAAGAATTGTGTGCTATTGAGTACACAATTACTCCATCACAAAATACAACCATTGAAGTTGATAGTTTTTTATATGGAGATGTTATTAATCGGGATGCAAATTACAAGGAAAGATTTTGAACCCATGTTAGTTCAAAGGCAACAAACAATCAACAACAAATTCATTCAAAATTAAAAGCAAATAATTTTGGAATTGAAAACTTTGAAATTTGTGCTAGTTCATTTTTAAAAACTAATTTAAAACCACAAACATCAAGTACTGAAGAACAAGATTTATTTGCAAGTACTGTTCAAAGTTTTAAAGTTAAAGCAAATGAAAAATTAGTGATTAACAAATATATTGTTGTTTCAAATTCATTAAATGCTGCTCCCAAAGATTTACAAAAAGTTTCACAAAAACTTTTAGATCAAGTTAAAGAAAAAGAATTTAGTGTTTTAGAAACTGAACATTCAAAAATGTGACATGAACGTTGAAAAAAATCAGATGTAAAAATTTTTGGAAGTCCAATTGATCAACAAGCAATTAGGTTTAACTTATTTCAATTATTTTGTACTTATTATGGAAATGATGAAAGATTAAATATTGGACCCAAAGGATTTACTGGTGAAAAATATGGAGGAGCCACTTACTGAGATACAGAAGCGTATTGTGTGCCCTTATATTTAAAATCTTCACCTCCAGAAATTACCAAAGCACTTTTAAAATATCGATTTAATCATTTAAAAAATGCTCAATTAAATGCTCAAAAACTAGGACTTGCTGGTGCACTTTACCCAATGGTAACATTTAATGGTGAAGAGTGTCACAATGAGTGAGAAATAACTTTTGAAGAAATTCACAGAAACGCTGCTATGGTTTATGCAATTTGAAATTATGTAAACTATACTGGCGATGAAGACTATATTAAAGAGTATGGAATTAAGGTAATGGTAGAAGTGGCAAAATTTTGAGCTAGTCGTGTCCACTGAAATCCAACTAAAAAAGTTTATATGCTGCATGGAGTTACTGGACCAAATGAATATGAAAACAATGTTAACAATAATTGATTAACAAATTTAATGGCACAATGATGTTTGACTTTTACTTTAACAAGTTTAACAAAGTATCAGTTAGATTTTACCAAGTATAATTTGAGTAAAAGTGATTTAGATAAATTTAAAGATATTTGTGAAAAAATGTATTTACCTGTTGATGAAAAACTAGGGATTTTTGTTCAACATGATGGCTTCTTAGATAAAGAATTAATTTCAAAAGATCAACTTTCAAAAACAGAAAGACCATTAAATAAAAATTGATCTTGAGATAAAATTTTAAGAAGTGTTTACATTAAGCAAGCAGATGTTCTACAAGGGATCTATTATCTTTGAGATAGATTTACTAATACTGAAATTAAAAATAACTTTGACTTTTATGAACAATTTACAGTTCATGAATCAAGTTTGAGTCCTTGCATTCATTCAATAATCGCAGCCAGAATTGACAAACTAGATAAAGCATATGAATTTTATGCTCGCACAGCTCGCCTAGATTTAGATAACTATAATAATGATACAGATGATGGATTACATATTACAAGTATGACAGGTAGTTATTTAGCAATTGTTGAGGGTTTTGCAGGAATGATGGTTAGAGAAAATAAACTACACTTTACTCCCAAATTACCAAAACAATGAGAAGGTTATGAGTTTAGAATTAATTTTAGAAATCGCATTTTAAATGTTACAATTTCAAATAAAATGGCTACAATTAAGTTAGTTGAAGGGGGAGAATTAACTTTAAGCATTAATGACCAAGATTACTTAGTAAAAGATGTCTTAACAGTTAATTTATAA
- a CDS encoding ABC transporter ATP-binding protein codes for MKVELRNVSKKYEGNSFYTLENINLFIDNNDFCVILGPSGCGKTTLLKIIAGLNSITKGDLIFDDVKVNNLLPKDRDISMVFQSYALYPHYNVYKNMAFGLEMKKEKKELINYRVRAAAKILNIEKYLFKKPKELSGGQQQRVALGRAIVRKPKLFLMDEPLSNLDAKLRESMRTELVSIHRMLGTTTVYVTHDQLEAMTMATKIVLMNNQIIQQVGKPEEFYDKPQNLFVAKFIGTPTMNVLLGKLVDKEFVSNDNGYKIKLTDQEIKLINEEQNNSIYLGVRSEELEIVKEKGHMSLRVINVELLGMSKQIVCEIKPDVNVIITAPKDTAVEIGQKIELRVKNYHLFSELTEKRIG; via the coding sequence ATGAAAGTAGAATTAAGAAATGTTTCTAAAAAATATGAAGGAAACTCATTTTACACATTAGAAAATATTAATTTGTTCATTGATAACAATGACTTTTGTGTAATTCTTGGACCATCAGGGTGTGGGAAAACCACTTTATTAAAAATTATTGCCGGTTTAAATTCAATTACAAAAGGTGACTTAATTTTTGATGATGTTAAAGTTAATAATTTACTACCAAAAGATAGAGATATCTCAATGGTGTTTCAAAGTTATGCTTTGTACCCACATTACAATGTTTATAAAAATATGGCCTTTGGTCTAGAAATGAAAAAAGAAAAAAAAGAATTAATAAATTATCGAGTACGTGCTGCCGCAAAGATTTTAAATATTGAAAAGTATTTATTTAAAAAACCAAAAGAACTTTCAGGAGGGCAACAACAACGTGTTGCCTTGGGAAGAGCAATTGTCAGAAAACCAAAATTATTTTTAATGGATGAACCATTAAGTAACTTGGATGCAAAATTAAGAGAAAGCATGCGTACAGAGTTGGTTTCAATTCACAGAATGTTAGGAACTACAACAGTTTATGTGACCCATGACCAACTTGAGGCTATGACTATGGCTACTAAAATTGTTTTAATGAATAATCAAATCATTCAACAAGTTGGTAAACCTGAAGAATTTTATGATAAGCCCCAAAATTTATTTGTTGCCAAATTTATTGGAACACCAACAATGAATGTTTTATTAGGAAAACTTGTTGATAAAGAATTTGTTTCAAATGATAATGGTTATAAAATAAAATTAACAGATCAAGAAATTAAATTAATCAATGAAGAACAAAATAACTCAATCTATTTAGGAGTTAGATCTGAAGAATTAGAAATTGTTAAAGAAAAAGGCCATATGTCATTAAGAGTTATCAATGTTGAGTTATTGGGTATGAGCAAGCAAATTGTTTGTGAAATTAAACCTGATGTCAATGTAATTATCACAGCACCAAAAGATACTGCTGTGGAAATTGGTCAAAAAATCGAATTAAGAGTTAAAAATTATCATCTTTTTAGTGAATTAACTGAGAAGAGAATTGGTTAA